A section of the Malus sylvestris chromosome 17, drMalSylv7.2, whole genome shotgun sequence genome encodes:
- the LOC126610543 gene encoding E3 ubiquitin-protein ligase SIRP1-like → MMNDGDEEAAFDLEIPLHLRRLQMEVARRHIRRYLEARDDNLIHSNINYFNHNIGNRFREPSSAAAAAASKASIDAMPRVTITVVGADCAICMGDLEIGGEAREMPCKHRFHSPCIEAWLCRRASCPLCRFPVPKEEHH, encoded by the coding sequence ATGATGAACGACGGTGACGAGGAAGCAGCGTTCGACCTCGAGATCCCACTTCATCTCCGTCGTTTGCAGATGGAGGTAGCACGACGGCACATACGGCGCTATTTAGAAGCAAGAGACGACAATCTCATCCATTCCAATATCAATTATTTCAACCATAACATTGGCAATCGTTTTCGTGAGCCGTCGTCGGCTGCGGCGGCGGCGGCATCCAAGGCGTCCATAGACGCCATGCCAAGAGTGACGATCACGGTGGTCGGCGCCGACTGCGCTATCTGCATGGGGGACTTGGAAATCGGCGGTGAAGCCAGAGAAATGCCTTGTAAGCACAGGTTTCACTCGCCTTGTATCGAAGCGTGGCTGTGCCGGCGAGCATCCTGCCCGCTTTGCAGGTTCCCTGTTCCCAAGGAAGAACACCATTAG
- the LOC126610541 gene encoding cysteine-rich receptor-like protein kinase 42 yields the protein MCTKILTWVFFLLSIFSSAVSDPRTTQASLYCGSRKPGQNQSFIPTFVKEMEGLSQQISTHHWGTQFVNSTTPMYGLAQCFNDLSHTDCLLCYAASRTKIPSCLPSLAATIFLDGCFLRYDSYRFYRQSTDPSRDTVVCGQSKQEKIEKEEFGRNVGFAIGNATAAAARNGGFGVAEVKGSVFALAQCWKTVGSAGCQSCLEKGRKAAMGCAPSKEGRALNAGCYLRYSTEKFYNDAGGAEQVADHGHGLSVSRGIIIAVILAAAAFLLLSLSGAYAGYAKLARIKQERSNVGLAATSINKYSSLKFRYETLEKATDYFNSSRKIGQGGGGSVFKGTLPSGETVAVKRLIYNTRQWVDEFFNEVNLISGIQHKHLVKLLGCSIEGPESLLVYEYVPNRSLDHFLFDKNKVQILNWKERFEIIVGTAEGLAYLHEGCAVRIIHRDIKSSNVLLDENLSPKIADFGLVRCFASEQSHISTGIAGTFGYMAPEYLIQGQLTEKADVYSFGVLVLEIVSGQRNSTFRSESDPDSLLHRVWKLYRSNDLAKVVDPCLGEDFPAGDASNVLRIGLLCTQASVALRPSMAEVVEMLTDREIMAAVPSPKQPPFLNSTTIEPVSTRFRSYSATSSMSNALTKPEASYTSTESSGTRSSDGNSRTQELSQKK from the exons ATGTGTACCAAAATCTTGACATGGGTGTTCTTCCTCCTCTCCATTTTCTCCTCCGCCGTCTCCGATCCCAGAACGACCCAAGCTAGCCTCTACTGCGGCAGCCGGAAACCGGGGCAGAACCAGAGCTTTATCCCGACTTTCGTCAAAGAAATGGAGGGCCTTTCTCAGCAGATATCGACCCACCATTGGGGTACCCAGTTTGTTAATTCCACGACACCCATGTACGGCCTAGCCCAATGCTTCAATGACCTCTCCCACACCGACTGCCTCCTCTGCTACGCCGCCAGCCGTACGAAAATACCCAGCTGCCTCCCCTCCCTCGCCGCCACCATTTTTCTCGACGGGTGCTTCCTCCGTTACGATTCCTACAGATTTTACCGCCAATCCACCGACCCTTCTCGCGACACCGTGGTCTGCGGCCAGTCGAAACAGGAAAAAATCGAAAAGGAGGAGTTTGGGAGGAATGTTGGGTTTGCGATCGGGAATGCAACCGCGGCGGCGGCGAGAAATGGCGGGTTTGGAGTGGCGGAGGTGAAGGGGTCGGTGTTTGCTCTGGCGCAGTGCTGGAAGACTGTGGGGAGTGCTGGGTGTCAAAGTTGCTTGGAGAAGGGAAGGAAGGCGGCGATGGGGTGTGCACCCAGCAAGGAAGGGAGGGCTTTGAATGCTGGGTGTTACCTGAGATATTCGACTGAGAAATTTTATAACGATGCCGGAGGAGCAGAGCAGGTTGCAGATCATGGCCATG GGCTGTCAGTAAGCAGAGGAATCATCATAGCAGTAATTCTGGCAGCAGCTGCCTTCctactgctctctctctctggtgcTTATGCAGGCTACGCAAAATTGGCAAGGATTAAACAAG AGCGCAGCAATGTAGGCCTGGCTGCAACAAGCATCAACAAGTACTCTAGCTTGAAGTTCAGGTACGAAACGCTCGAAAAGGCCACTGATTATTTCAACTCCTCGAGAAAAATCGGGCAAGGGGGAGGCGGTTCCGTGTTCAAGGGGACGCTTCCGAGTGGTGAAACAGTAGCTGTTAAGAGATTGATCTACAATACGAGGCAATGGGTCGATGAGTTCTTCAACGAGGTGAATTTGATCAGCGGAATCCAGCACAAACACCTCGTGAAGCTTTTGGGTTGCAGCATCGAAGGCCCCGAGAGCCTGCTGGTTTATGAGTACGTGCCTAACAGGAGCCTCGATCACTTCCTTTTCG ATAAGAACAAGGTGCAGATTCTGAACTGGAAGGAGCGGTTTGAGATTATTGTTGGAACAGCTGAAGGGCTTGCCTATCTTCACGAAGGATGCGCAGTAAGAATAATTCACAGGGACATAAAAAGCAGCAATGTTCTTCTGGATGAGAATCTCAGCCCGAAGATTGCAGACTTTGGCCTCGTTCGATGTTTTGCTTCCGAGCAGTCTCATATTAGTACCGGCATTGCTGGAACATT CGGTTATATGGCACCAGAGTATCTTATTCAAGGGCAACTTACAGAGAAAGCAGACGTTTACAGCTTCGGAGTTCTAGTTCTTGAGATTGTGTCCGGCCAGAGGAACAGCACCTTCAGATCGGAATCCGACCCAGATTCACTTTTACACAGG GTTTGGAAACTCTACAGATCGAACGACCTAGCCAAAGTCGTTGATCCCTGCTTGGGAGAAGATTTTCCTGCAGGAGATGCTTCCAATGTCCTTCGCATCGGACTTCTTTGCACGCAGGCTTCGGTTGCTCTGAGACCATCCATGGCCGAAGTGGTCGAAATGCTAACCGATAGAGAAATTATGGCAGCAGTTCCGAGTCCAAAGCAGCCTCCTTTCCTAAACTCTACAACCATAGAGCCAGTTAGCACTAGATTTAGATCGTACAGCGCAACCAGCTCCATGTCAAATGCTTTAACAAAACCTGAAGCCTCCTACACCTCCACGGAGTCCTCTGGCACGCGTAGCTCGGATGGGAATTCAAGAACTCAAGAGCTTTCGCAGAAGAAGTAG
- the LOC126610538 gene encoding polyribonucleotide nucleotidyltransferase 2, mitochondrial translates to MASMANRANPLLNNLPHFLTWRALGFRTICSGRMGFSSQSERQPDPETPVAGTKVLETFREEFEVGDRLITLETGKIARFANGAVVLGMEETKVLSTVAAAKGDAVRDFLPLTVDYQEKQFAQGVIPNTFMRREGAPKERELLCGRIIDRPIRPLFPAGFFHEVQVTASVLSSDGKQDPDVLVANATSAALMLSDIPWGGPIGMIRIGRIAGKFIVNPTMDELSLSDLNLVYACTRDKTLMIDVQAREISEKDLEAGLRLAHPEAVKYIEPQIKLAAKAGKHKKEYKLSMMPDRTLEKVSQLAEAPIEAVFTDPSYGKFERGEALENITQDVRKVLEEECDEESLKLLPKAVDTVRKKVVRKRIIAEGVRLDGRRLDEVRPLYCEAGHLPMLHGSSLFSRGDTQVLCTVTLGAPGDAQRLDSLVGPPTKRFMLHYSFPPFCINEVGKRGGLNRREVGHGTLAEKALLAVLPPEDDFPYTVRINSEVMASDGSTSMATVCGGSMALMDAGIPLREHVAGVSVGLVSEVDQSTGSIKEYRILTDILGLEDHLGDMDFKIAGTLNGVTAIQLDIKPAGIPLDIVCESLEPARKGRIQILDHMEREISTPRTQDDRNSPRLVTLKYSNDALRRLLGPLGALKRKIEDETGARMSVSDGTLTIVAKNQSVMEKVLEKVDFILGREIEIGGIYKGRVTSVKEYGAFVEFNGGQQGLLHISELSQTPVSRVSDVVAVGEQLSLMCIGQDVRGNIKLSLKATLPRSGSKTNNAVEESVSSTQEPSIWAAAGDLLSNGQEKQSSSSEELPANNCEVGGINSSTSSTPILIRSAAECDEVEKAAGLVQNSDTTKSKTSNVKTSKSSSQKGGDKEAEVGGSVTEKSLKIGTKVTAKVYQIRTGGLVLDLGGGLRGMYRFETNGRTDFEVNDELRVECVSFSGKGIPVMSLVDDEE, encoded by the exons ATGGCGTCCATGGCCAACCGAGCCAATCCGCTGCTCAACAACCTCCCTCACTTCCTCACATGGCGAGCCTTAGGGTTCCGCACCATCTGCAGCGGCCGCATGGGCTTCTCGTCTCAGTCCGAGCGGCAGCCTGATCCCGAAACCCCCGTCGCCGGCACCAAGGTGCTCGAGACTTTCAGAGAAGAATTTGAAGTCGGAGATCGATTAATTACGCTCGAAACGGGAAAGATCGCTCGCTTCGCTAACGGTGCCGTTGTTTTGGGCATGGAGGAGACCAAAGTATTATCCACCGTGGCCGCCGCCAAAGGCGACGCCGTTCGCGATTTTCTGCCCCTAACT GTTGATTATCAAGAGAAGCAATTTGCCCAAGGAGTAATTCCGAACACATTCATGCGAAGGGAGGGTGCGCCGAAGGAGCGTGAACTCTTATGTGGTCGTATCATTGATCGACCAATACGTCCGCTATTTCCTGCTGGGTTTTTCCATGAAGTTCAG GTAACAGCAAGTGTTCTTTCCTCTGATGGAAAGCAAGATCCAGATGTACTGGTAGCTAATGCTACATCTGCTGCGCTTATGTTATCAGATATTCCTTGGGGTGGCCCCATTGGCATGATTCGTATAGGCAGGATTGCTGGGAAGTTTATTGTTAATCCAACTATGGATGAG CTTAGCTTGAGTGATCTCAACTTAGTGTATGCCTGTACGAGAGACAAAACGTTAATGATTGATGTGCAGGCTCGTGAGATCTCAGAAAAAGATCTAGAAGCAGGGTTAAGATTAGCTCATCCCGAG GCAGTTAAATATATTGAACCTCAAATCAAACTGGCTGCTAAAGCTGGTAAGCATAAGAAGGAATATAAATTGTCAATGATGCCAGATAGAACATTGGAGAAAGTCAGTCAATTGGCAGAAGCTCCAATAGAAGCCGTTTTCACTGATCCATCATATGGAAAG TTTGAACGTGGAGAGGCCTTAGAGAATATTACACAAGACGTGAGAAAAGTACTTGAAGAAGAGTGTGATGAAGAAAGCTTGAAACTTCTACCAAAGGCAGTAGATACTGTGAGGAAAAAG gTTGTTCGTAAAAGAATTATTGCGGAAGGAGTCAGACTTGATGGGAGGCGTCTTGATGAAGTTAGGCCTTTGTATTGTGAAGCTGGTCATTTGCCTATGCTGCATGGATCATCACTTTTTTCTCGTGGAGACACACAG GTTCTTTGTACTGTAACACTTGGGGCGCCTGGTGATGCTCAACGATTGGATTCTCTGGTTGGGCCTCCAACAAAACGTTTCATGCTTCACTACAGCTTTCCCCCTTTCTGTATTAATGAAGTTGGTAAACGAGGCGGCTTGAATAGGCGTGAAGTTGGTCATG GGACTCTGGCGGAAAAAGCTCTTCTTGCTGTATTACCTCCAGAAGATGATTTTCCATATACTGTTCGTATCAATTCTGAAGTAATGGCCTCTGACGGTTCAACATCAATGGCAACTGTCTGTGGAG GCAGTATGGCTCTGATGGATGCTGGCATTCCATTGCGTGAACATGTAGCTGGTGTCTCGGTGGGTCTTGTTAGTGAAGTTGATCAATCAACTGGCTCAATAAAGGAGTACCGTATACTGACTGATATTCTG GGCCTGGAAGATCATTTGGGGGACATGGACTTTAAAATTGCTGGCACACTAAATGGAGTTACAGCTATTCAGTTGGATATAAAACCCGCTGGAATTCCTTTAGATATTGTCTGTGAAAGCTTAGAACCTGCACGCAAAGGTCGCATTCAAATTCTTGACCACATGGAGAGAGAGATCAGTACACCACGCACTCAGGATGATAGAAATTCTCCACGATTAG TTACCTTGAAGTACAGTAATGATGCACTTCGTCGCTTGCTTGGGCCTCTCGGTGctctaaaaagaaaaattgaagatgaaactg GTGCACGGATGTCTGTAAGTGATGGAACACTGACCATAGTTGCTAAGAATCAATCTGTAATGGAGAAAGTACTAGAAAAG GTTGATTTTATACTTGGGCGTGAGATCGAAATTGGTGGGATCTATAAGGGAAGGGTAACTTCAGTCAAGGAATATGGTGCATTTGTGGAGTTTAATGGTGGTCAGCAAGGCCTTCTGCACATTTCTGAGTTGTCGCAAACACCA GTATCTCGGGTTTCAGATGTGGTAGCTGTTGGAGAACAGCTTTCCTTGATGTGCATAGGTCAGGATGTTCGCGGTAACATTAAACTATCCCTTAAAGCTACTTTACCTCGATCTGGATCCAAGACAAATAATGCGGTTGAGGAATCCGTTTCATCAACCCAAGAACCTAGTATTTGGGCAGCAGCTGGAGACCTTTTGTCTAATGGACAAGAAAAGCAGAGCTCGTCATCTGAGGAATTGCCAGCAAACAATTGTGAAGTTGGCGGGATAAATTCATCTACTTCCTCTACTCCGATTCTAATTCGAAGTGCTGCAGAGTGTGACGAGGTGGAAAAAGCTGCTGGTTTGGTTCAAAACTCTGATACTACTAAGTCAAAAACTAGTAATGTGAAGACATCAAAGTCGTCCTCACAGAAGGGAGGAGATAAGGAAGCTGAAGTTGGAGGCTCTGTAACCGAAAAAAGTCTGAAGATAGGAACAAAAGTTACTGCCAAGGTTTATCAGATCCGCACAGGAGGGTTGGTGCTTGACCTCGGTGGGGGACTTCGTGGAATGTATCGGTTTGAG ACAAATGGTAGGACGGACTTTGAAGTCAATGACGAGCTGCGAGTTGAGTGTGTTAGTTTCTCTGGCAAGGGGATTCCAGTAATGTCTCTGGTGGATGATGAAGAGTAG